A single window of Plectropomus leopardus isolate mb chromosome 12, YSFRI_Pleo_2.0, whole genome shotgun sequence DNA harbors:
- the ly97.3 gene encoding uncharacterized protein ly97.3, which produces IKRGKVDGCMSVGGRNQSRSISKAAAVLNRTMKLLVLVLTIALLFTAGEALNCHRCVSKTAGGTCEHTVETCKPGKEACAAVKFLRPPNAQFQKCMALEDCEVLKMNAYLDVKCCTNGMCNTY; this is translated from the exons ATAAAAAGAGGGAAAGTGGATGGATGCATGTCAGTTGGTGGCAGAAACCAAAGCAGAAGCATCAGCAAG GCTGCAGCAGTACTGAACAGAACAATGAAGTTGTTGGTGTTGGTTTTAACCATCGCCCTGCTGTTTACAGCTG GTGAAGCCCTTAACTGCCACCGCTGCGTCTCCAAGACGGCTGGAGGAACCTGTGAGCACACTGTGGAGACATGTAAACCAGGGAAGGAGGCCTGCGCTGCAGTCAAGTTCCTCAGACCACCAA ATGCCCAATTCCAAAAGTGCATGGCTCTGGAAGACTGCGAAGTGCTGAAGATGAACGCCTACCTTGATGTCAAGTGCTGTACCAATGGCATGTGCAACACCTACTAA